Genomic window (Daucus carota subsp. sativus chromosome 5, DH1 v3.0, whole genome shotgun sequence):
tggtcaaagaacactactttcactggaaattgaaaatgaggatgcatcttcTCTCCTTAGATCCAAGCTACATCAATTatattgagaaaggaccacatgttccagtcaaaatcaacactgccctgagacttgatggaagtgaagctgAAGATGTTGAAGTGCCCAAAAATCCATATGAGTTTaatgaagaagatgagaaagaagtgCACATGGACAACAAGGCCATGAACATTCTGTTTAATGGTATTGATCATGATATGTTTTATAGTCTCATTAATTGCCCTACTGTTAAAGAAGTATGTGACACTATTCAAACTCtatgtgaaggcactgatcaaGTGAGGGAAACCAAGATGCAGCTGTTTGTTCAACAGTATGAGAGCTTCCACTCCAAATCTGGATAATCTCTAAATGATCTATTTAacatatttcaaaaactgttaaatggattaaaATTGTATGGAAGAATCTACATTGTCaaggactcaaatctcaaatttctaagAGCCTTGCCTAGAGATTGGAAGCCCAAGACTGTTGCTTTAAGACAAGCTCAAAAGTTTAATGAATACTCACTGGACAAACTTTATGGTATTcttaaaacttatgagcttgaaatacagCAAGATGAAGCACTGGAAAAGAACTCCAAGAAGGAGAAGACTGTGGCTTTTGTAGCTGAgaaggaagaagaagaggagaagGCATTAAAGTCATCGAAGAAAATGAGGAATCTTCAACTCAAGATGAGCTAGATGATCTtaatgaacatctagccttcctttCCAGAAAATTCTTCAAActcaagttcaaaagaaatgttGTCAGCTCTAGACCTTTAAATAGAGGAAATCAATCCaaaccatctggtatggttgatagatcaaaattcaaatgcttcaactgtggtctaGCTGGACATTTCTCTAATGAGTGCAGAAGACCTTCTGTTGAGAAGAGATCTTCTTCTGAAAATGTAGATTATAGAAGGaaatattttgatctactcaagCAGAACAAAGAAAAGGCAttcataactgaggatggtgaTTAGGCTGCTGATGAAGGTGACTCTGACAATGAAGAACATGTCAATCTGGCCTTGATGACAATTGGAGATGAAGCTGATTCTACCACAACCAgcaatggacatgtaaaaaccACCAGCACATCTCATCTTACTAAGACTGAATGCAAATAAATTATTGACGACATGTctaacgaaatttataatcttagGGTCTCTCTTAATTATCTAACCAAATAAAATGTTAGAATTAAAGGGACTAATGATTTGATTGCTGAAAGAAATGGAAAGCTTGGGACTGAATTAATCCAattggataaatttaaaaagtctTCTGAGCTTGCTAAAGATGAGTTGTTGGCTATtctaaaaagagaagaaattgtCAAAAAGCAATTGGAAAGGGAACAAGAGATAATAGCTAAGTGGAAAGATTCCAGAAATGTTCTTGAGAACATGTGTTCCACTCAAATTCTTAAAGAAACCTGCAAGAATTCCTAGAAGAAGAACAAAAAGTTGTTAGATGATTCTGATCTCTTATTGGAGAGTgctcatccattgatagatagTCCATCAACGGATGGAAGCTATCCATCGAAGAATCGGACAGCAGTTGATGAAGAAAAACTCAAAAAGCTTGACAAGAAATATGGGCCCATCAATAAAAATTTTGTGAAAGAATCTGGTAGTTCTAAGAAGATTGAGAAAGAAGGGATTGGTCACAGTGCAGAAAGGGTGGAGGCTggaaaaggaaagaagaagCGCTCTAGGAATGGCAATGTTGGGATCaataaaaggaatgattatACACCTAATAAAAATGCTGTTATAAAAACTTGCTCtaagtgtggtagtgttaatcatcttgctattCACTGCGAAACTGTTTTATCTGATCATTGCATGCCTAGTCCTATGATGAATGCTCACATGCCTATGTTTCCAAATGCCCCCATTCAATATGCTAACATGCAATTCATGCCTAATCCATATTTTGGTGCATTTTACTTGCCTACTATACCTATTCACAATGATAACATGAATCATGTCATTGTCAATCAATTCCCTTTGAATTCTACCATTGTTGGTTCTTCTAATTCTGTTGTGCTGCCTAAAGTTAAGAAGAAtaattctgaggatgaagttgttTCAAAACCTTCTATATCCAAACAAAACAATGCTTTTAAAACAAAGGTGGTTTCTAACAAAACTGGACCCAAGActgcttgggtaccaaaatcaacttaaaatGTTTTTGATCTGTGCAGGGAGGAAGAAAGAATCTTTGGTACCTGGATAGTGGTTgctcaaggcacatgactggacATTGTACCCTGCTCAGCAAATTTGAGGAAAGAGCTTGCCCAAtaattacctttggagatgacaacaaagaatTTACTCTTGGACATGGCTTGATTTCAAAAGGAAATGTTTTCATTGATAATGTTGCATTAGTTAAAGGTCTTAAGCACAATTTGCTTAGTATTagtcaactatgtgacagagGACAACAAGTTTGGTTCTCAACAGAAGCCTGTGTTATTTCTGACAAGAAGGATAACAAAGTGGTGCTAACTGGAAACAGGAAGGGAAATGTCTACATAGATGACTTCAATTCTATTAATGCAGAATCAATCACTTGCTTATTCAGCAAAGCAAGTTTGGATGATAGTTTGCTATGGCACAAGATATTGTCCCACTTAAATTTCAAGACCatgaatgatcttgtgagaaaagatcttgttagaggactGCAAAAATTGGAATTTTCCAAGATTGGCCTATGTGATGCTTTTCAgattggaaagcaaagaaagtcctctttcaaaagcaaattgaaATCCTCAATTGATAGACCGTACCTCTACAACttctgttagggttatactgaaatattcgtttgaagtatataacaattatttgagaatcttgaatgcatgttttcacattgtctgtatattatatgttgtagacaatctagtatcaaatgggatagcagaagattagattgtcgagttccttatataatataataaaggttcacagtctaaatggtgttagacaaaccattggaacgactgaagtattatttggaaatagtttatcttgactattgaataatacttatatatactttgtgtatattgaacgggatcaaattagtagaataattgtttctttaattctgacaataaagaactaagattctacgaagttattaatgcttaagttcttaatccggatatagtgattgacacttgtatttaatgcacatgccttgactcataagttaagtaatttattttaaattacgaatttatgtattgggcaatgacattatatacagagtggaatattgactatagaaggaaaccgtgtccgaaaaatatattcgggtgatgatgtcctcttgaaagctcataaagataattatgctttagtcctgcaggcagatttgttcttgcataattataaggttgagtggatgatcaaggataaaagatattgattaaattaattgtcagaaattaatttaattaatggacatgcgatatcttaaacatggggaatttataagcaattaatatgggaaccgaattaaataattaatttacggaattaggaaaggtagtgcaaatattaattctttagtggattgaattaatatttaatgacattgggcctggcccggaatgtcattggaaggcctgacctaatgatccatgatccctactgtagcctatatatattctcgttctcttaaagctgaaagacacaccaaaacgaattcatcctagagtttgagagaggcagacgtttttctcaaggagacagctagggttttgggttttcggagctttaaggagaggcacaccttgggagatcgaaggccacacttcgtccaaggagaatcaaggaatacagtagaagatgtggatttgaatcgcttgcgccgtagcgattaagtttaatattctgttcgaacttttaattaatatcataaaacgcagggccaaggtccgattgttccaacaatggtatcagagcgaggttacgATTCTGCGATTtgtgatatgtagtccatgtcatgattatatatgcatgtatatagtgattctgtgattcacgtcgttgtccactattatggtcgtgttttaattattctgttatgtttggattccacatggtttatcgtggctgttgtaaatcacgagggttgatcatgatagtttaatcttgtaattcaatttgtaattgttttaggttatgatctgatgtaatagaataggctggttcgtctgtacaatttgtatgtaattgtttgatcaacggggctgcaagaaacagagatcttccgctgctgcgattagggtttcgggggtgctgcactgttttggccgtaacttttgcatacgatgtccgatttgggcgaacgagcacttttcggagacggcagaacgagacgaagCTAGCTACAATCCAGGAAACCCTAGTTGAGGTGATTTCAAAGGTGTTTTTCAggatttttcgaggcattctgaggccgtttaggcctccaaacgggctctcgaagttttctggaagctgatttcgaagctgatttttccggggccataatagtggatgtgttttattatgattattgattattgttattatgtgtttcttgtttgtattgttatgccatgtgatactaacccttcgcatgctagaatgacatggacatagggatgtttttcattaatgctttaatcatgttagtatgctgccatgttatgtgttctttgtgttgctatgaccctgatagtatgcatgtggacttcgaagaaataacatagggcgatgcatctagattaaaatcctcaaagtaaattctaaatgggagagggagttaatatgatattaaatcccatggtctccatcattgtttgtatgtaatttaacataaagacgaatataaattatgtatacgtcacccattgtggcatgtaatttatggtgtctagaatgttatagatattactggaacaaacttcttaaattaatacgaatagatacgaattttctttatctctgatttggggcgatttctaaggcttatgggtgttaagtgagaccgatgtgactcctccactgcctagaaatcaaaccagacacgaatattgaattgaagtattctattcaaggaatattggaaggtatacatgccgcccatcgtggtgtaccaagttccataggtttcggataatttaagatttgatgatggtatacacttagctatgaaaaataatatagaccaccccaacgtcgcttattgtttagtaataggaccgaagtaacgtttaaacaaatttaggtggtatacatgtcacccatcgtgacgtaccagaaacttatggtgtttaaacgttagtgcattcaattttaataattgttacaggaaccaataggtcttaatttttaatgcacccttctttatgtgtaatgtgattttttcatgcatgattctcaggataaaatgggttttaatccactgttcaccatacttaaggataacaaacttacctgACCTAACTacattgaatggaaacgtaatttggacattgtgttgactggtGAGGAGTACAaattttgcacttatgaacccaagcctgagcagcccgttgctgatgctcctgatgaggaggaagagtattataagcggtggataaaagctgatgagatgtcgcgatgttacattctggcagcaatgtcgggtgttttgcatcatcagcatcaggctatggccactgcttcggatatgctctttaatctcaaggaactttttggagatcagaatagggctgctaggcaagtagccatgaaggctttaatgaacactcagatggccgaaggtacacctgtaagggatcatgttctcaagatgatgtcatatctgaatgagatagagatccttggtgcagagcttgacggggaaacccagattgacattatccttatgagcttgcccaagagtttgagcagttccgcttgaattataacatgaacaagaggcagtatagtcttgcggaactgctgacagaacttcaggcagctgaaggattgtttcggcagagtgttcaagtgaatgtggatgagaaaggttcttcctctaagccgaaaggcaataagaagaagaaaaaggctcagacataaaaagctgtgaaggcagtgggagttcaaggtggtgtgaaaaagcctaaggggaagtgctaccggtgcaagcagtctggtcactggaaaaaggattgtcctcttcctaagaagacaaacgatactggtatgtctctttctctagttacagaaacatttgtagcggctatatctacgagcacttggtgtgtagatactggagccactgatcatgtttgtaactctatgcaggggttccgacaatccagaatgcttagagatggtgagatctacgtgttcatggcagatgctacgaaagtagcagtagttgcagtaggagttattcatttatcttttggttctgataggattttggttttgaacaattgtctttatgtaccttcttttagaaggaatttgatttcggtttccaaacttgctatggatggttataatgtttgtttggatcgtaatgtttctattatgatgaataaacggattatatattctggtacattgcaagacaatttgtatataattaatcctagtcaacccgcactgcaactataacatagggtattgaacaacacatcttccacctctaataaaagaaaggaaccttctagtttgaaccaaacatatctttggcacttgagattaggtcatattaacttgaggaggattcaaagactggtagtagacgggcctttaggctcattggcagtggagccatttcaagtttgtgaatcctgcttggaaggtaaaatgaccaataggccttttaaggcaaaggggaatagagccaaagaagtgttaggattggttcactctgatttatgtggacctatgaatatccaagcaagaggtggttatg
Coding sequences:
- the LOC135152761 gene encoding uncharacterized protein LOC135152761, with translation MVDRSKFKCFNCGLAGHFSNECRRPSVEKRSSSENVDYRRKYFDLLKQNKEKAFITEDGTNDLIAERNGKLGTELIQLDKFKKSSELAKDELLAILKREEIVKKQLEREQEIIAKWKDSRNVLENMYSPSTDGSYPSKNRTAVDEEKLKKLDKKYGPINKNFVKESGSSKKIEKEGIGHSAERVEAGKGKKKRSRNGNVGINKRNDYTPNKNAVIKTCSKCGSVNHLAIHCETVLSDHCMPSPMMNAHMPMFPNAPIQYANMQFMPNPYFGAFYLPTIPIHNDNMNHVIVNQFPLNSTIVGSSNSVVLPKVKKNNSEDEVVSKPSISKQNNAFKTKGGRKNLWYLDSGCSRHMTGHCTLLSKFEERACPIITFGDDNKEFTLGHGLISKGNVFIDNVALVKGLKHNLLSISQLCDRGQQVWFSTEACVISDKKDNKVVLTGNRKGNVYIDDFNSINAESITCLFSKASLDDSLLWHKILSHLNFKTMNDLVRKDLVRGLQKLEFSKIGLCDAFQIGKQRKSSFKSKLKSSIDRPYLYNFC